The sequence below is a genomic window from Methanofastidiosum sp..
GTTTGAGGGGTCGCTCACTTTTATCGCTGTGAGCGGGTTAGATTCAGGATCGGTATCATTACCAAGGACACCTGGAGCTGTTATTGTGAGTGGTGTGTCCTCATCTGTAGAGTAAGAATCATTATTTGCTGTTGGCGCATCATTACATTTATTAACTTCTACAGTTACCTTGGCCTTGTTAGAAGTATATGCGTCGTTTGTTATTGTGTAGTTGAAATCATAAGTGCCAGAGAAGGCTGGTGCGTTATATCTAATATATGCACTTGTAGTTCCATTATTAAATATTTGAGTAGATCCAAAAAGTGGAGGATCTTCTACTGCAAGTACAGGTGCAGTTCCATAATTGCTATCATTTAAAAGGACATTTATATTAACAGATGAACTGTTGCACACAGATTCTGTATCGGGATTTGCTCTTGGGAGGCCACTACAATCAACGCCTATACAGATTTTAAAATATCCTCTAGTATAACCTTGATTGTCCGTAGACTGAAAAATGATCCAATCTGGCCCTTCTTCACACACAGCTCGGTTAGTAGGGCTATATCGAATCTGTTGACCGGCGTCCTGTAAAGTTGCCGTTCCATAAAAAGGTCCAATAAAGATAGTAATTCCGCCAGAAGATGCATTGGGAAAACAATGCTTGAAAGCTTTATTTAGATTAAGATTTCCTTCAGCACCAAAAGGAATATCTTTATAACAATCAGTATAGTCACAATACCCTATAACCACATTGTTTGAAGTGCTTGGTAATGATTCGATATTTGAAGTTCCGTATGTACCAGATGCCTTACCTGTGAAGGTTACTTCTCTATATTTGTCTGTACCTATTGGTCCAGCAGTATATGTCCATATGAATGTTGCACTTTGCCCTGCTATTAAGTTTACAGGTGTGAAGGGGGGCCCTGTTACTGGGCCTGTCGCAGTGCCCGTGCCACCAATAGTTAAAGTCGAAAGTTGAACATTATTTATAGTTACATCTCCAGTATTAGTAACTGTCATTACAACGGTTATTGTCTCGTAAGGTTGAACGATTATTGGCGTTGCAGCTATTGAAGATGAAAGGCTTGGAGCTGCAAATACAAAAGTAGAAAACAAGGTTGAAATTAATCCTAAAACAAATATTGCCCCAATTAGTCTACTATAACTTTTTATCATTAATACTCCTCTCAAATAGTCTTACCGTAATTGTAATAATAATTTGGCCCTCCTAAAACAGCTCCAATCAGGTTAAAGATTAAAAGAAAAGAAAAACCGATACAGATTAGCGTAATGCTCATTTTTTTCAATTAAGACCATCTCCCACTCATTAATATCGTTACCACCTAATAAAACATGGAAAATTAAAATATAGAAATGATAAAAAATAAAGATTTAAATGGTTTGCGGTTTTCTCAAATTTTTTTGTAAAAAAATTAATTTTTTTTGTTATTTTCTCAGATTTGCTTATTTTTATTATGCATAAAAATATAATCTTTAAAATAAATTATAATTAGTGCTATAGTATTTTATATATAAGATATAAAAATATAAAAGAATATAACTAATTTCTGCTATTTCCGATACCATAATCGCTAAGTGTCTAAAGATAAAAAAATCTAATTTAATCAAATATTTGCCATAATCTTCTTAAACAAGAAAATAGTCCCTTTTTTATCCATTGGCTTATTGTCATTTCCGCACTTTGGTGAATATATACATGCAGGACACCCTTCCTCACAATTGCATTCTTCTACCAGTTCTAAAGAAGTTTTAACTATTTCATCAAATAATTCGTAGGCTTTCTCAGACAGCCCTATTCCACCTTCAAATCCATCATATATGAATACGGTTGGCTTTCCAGTAGAAGGGTAAAAGTTTGTTGATAGGCCACCAATATCCCAACGGTCGCACATGACGTGAAAAGGCATGATCCCGATCATGGCGTGTTCAATTCCATGGAGTGATCCGCCGAAAACTTCCCTTCTTATGTCAACGTTCTTCCTTTTGATGAGCATTTGAAGAATATCCTTATCTTTAGATCTTTCCCCCCACAGCTCATCCTCTATTGAAGAAGGAAACGTAAAAAAGAACCCAACGGTGCTAAATTCAAGAGGTGGTAAATAAATATTCTTATAACCAATTGCACTGTCTCCCCTCATAATCTTGTAAGCATTGTAATTTTCTGTTACCTTAAGATGGCCCAAGAATAGTTCTAAATCGCCAATTGATTTTTTATCAATAATGTCTATAATAGAAACAAAGCTTTCTTTTAGGACTTGGGTATAAAAATCAACATCAGTTTTATTAGCCCTGATTATCCCATTTTTTAGATCCATTGTATCCACAATGTATGTCTCACCTTGATGCAGTAAAACTGCACCTTCGTGCGCTTCCCTGTATGCTTGAGCCCTATCCATAGTTTCAAGCGTTTTATTTTGATACATGACTTTGAACATATCGCTAGAGATGCTGTCAAGACTTACTACCATCGAGGCGCTCTTTGTCCCAGAATATATCCAGCCGCTAGGCGTTTCCTTGATAAGTGATTCATTCTTTAGCTCCTCCAGAATATCAGGTAAAAATTCTCCCAAATATTTCCTATCCCTATCCAAAACTATCGGTAGCTCAGAAGATGCGCACATCGTGTGGCCAAAAAGAATGTATGGGTTAGATAGATCAACTATGGCATGCTCATGCGATTTCCCAAAAAATACTTGAGGATGCCTCATGAAATACTGGTCCAGCTGATTTTGAAATGCGACAAGTGTTGCAACTGAATCGTTTGTACCTCTACCGGCTCTGCCAGCCTGCTGCCAAGTCGATATGACAGTGCCTGGGTACCCAGAAATAATGACGCTGCCAAGACCCCCTATATCGATTCCAAGTTCAAGTGCATTTGTTGAAGTTACACCTTTTATAGCCCAATTTTTAAGGCCATTTTCAATTCTTCTTCTCTCTTCTGGTAGGTATCCTGCCCTATATGCCATAATCTTTTCTTTTAGAGATTCTTCTGAAGAGTCAAGTGATTCTTTTGACCACCTTGCAATTAATTCTGACATCTTGCGTGACACGGTAAAACATAAGGTCTGGAGACCTTCTCTTATGAAGAATAGAAACAGTCTTTTTGATTCCTGGTGAATTGATTGATAGTCTCCATCTTTATAGGGATTATAAAAAATAAAATATTTCTTACCCTTAGGTGAGCCATCTTCTGATATGAGTTCATATTTTAATCCAGTAAGCTTTTCTGCAAACTCAATTGGATTGGCCAACGTGGCAGTCGAAATAATAACTTGCGGTTTTGACCCATAATATTCACATATCCTCTCTAGCCTTCTTATCAGAAGGGAAACATTTGAGCCAAAAACGCCTCGATAAATATGTGCCTCGTCCAAAACTATGAACTTAAGATTAGAAAAGAAATGCTGCCACTTGTAATGCCAGGAAAGGATATGGTGTATCTCATAAGGATTTGATACTATAATCCTAGATTCACTTCTTATTTTAGGCCTTATTGCCGAGGGCGTGTCACCATCATAAACATTCGGATTTACCCTAATCTCAGTCTCTAACTCAAGAGCCCTTAAGACCTTTAGTTGGTCGTTTGATAATGCTTTTGCAGGATAAAGATATAGGGCAGTTGCTTGTCTATCTTTTGATAGAGCTTCGAATATGGGAATATTAAATGCAAGTGTCTTACCAGAGGCAGTTGGAGTTGTGATTATTATATTGTTTCCTTTTCTTATTTCTTCTAAACTATCGCACTGATGCTTGTAAAGCCTAATATTTTTTATCTCCAAATAGTCGCTAATGCTATTGGGCAGTTCTTCATTGAGTTCTCCGTAAATAGGCCCTTTTTCAGGTAATAACTCAACGTGAGCTATATTCCTATCAAAAGAAGGATCTCTTCTTAGTTTTAAGAGTATATTCTCAATCACTGACTCCATTCCTCATAAAGTTTTGAAAATATCATTGTAAGTGTAATAAGGTCTTGCCTATTATGCTCAATTATCGGAATTACTGGCCCTATATTCCCAGTTCTTAGATAAGTTTCATAAAACTCAGGTACAAGGGCACTCGGCACGTCATCATTCCTTTCAATTCCAAAAAGATATTTTTCTAGAGTTACAAGCCTGCAGTTTGGGTATTTGTTTCTCCATGCCCTTCTTGAAAAATGAAGCATATCAAAATGAGGTTTTTCGATATGGGTTTGCATCCCATAATAAGAAAGCCTTTCTCGAATATATGGAACATCGAAAGACTTACCATTATAGGATACTAATACTGTATTTGGCCCTATAAAAGAATAAAACTCATTTAGGGCCGCAGGCTCTTGAGTTAAATCCTTTAAGAAATATTGATTTATTGAAAGATTTTCTCCATTAAATTTAGCAACACCAATAAGTATTATTGGTCTATTGAATAATCCCAAAGTTTCAATATCAAAGAAGAGGAAATCTTCCTTCTCATGAAAACCTGAGCAGCAGTACATAAGCTCATCTGATTGGGACAACCAGTAGGAAATTCGATCCATTATATTTTTGGAATTCATTGATTCAATTAAACTCAAGCAATCTTTGGCTTCTTTTGAAAAATACGGGTGATAAACTAGGTCTTCTATTGTGTTATATCCCCTGCTTCTAAGATATTTTTTTTTCGTTTCCCCAATTCCATAGATTAATCTTAATTCTGATAAAATCTTTTCCTTTGCCTTTTCTCTTGGAAACTTCTTTAGATTGGATTCGATATTCTGATTAATAGTAAATACGGTTCCATATCCGCTATCATATTCATGGCCCTCGATAGCTTGAGATAGTTCTACATCCTGATATTTTTCCATCAAATTTTTCTTTAGATTCTGTGCATTGGCATAATCATTATAGTTAAGGCCAAATGGCATCCCGTATAAAAAGTCATTTTTTATGTCTTCGTTTTCTTCTAATAGCTCATACTCTTTAACTTTATCAATTTTCGATCTAAAACTTTTACCAATCCCTCTAAAAGGTGACCTGTCAGAAACTTTTCCACTTTTCTCTTGCTCATGTTTAAAATTAATGGACATATTCTCACAAGTTAGGGAATTGACTAGTAACTTTTAGTTACCGATTTCTATTTAAGAGTTGTTATTATAATGTAGAATTAAATAGAAGAGTATATTAGAAATAAAAATAAAAAATTAATATTTATTTAATTATTACATTTAGTATAATTTCATCTAGTGATCCCATTGCAGAGTAAGCTGTTGCTTTTACTGTGTATGTTCCAGGTTGTACATTTGGAGATGCTGTTAGAGTTAAAACGTAAGTGCCTAAGTTATGTGCAGTAATCTTTTGTAACTCTGGATTTAGAGTGTACGTTACTCCTTCAGGTAATCCTTCAAATCTTACTCCAACATCTGTTTGAGTTAGAGATCCCCTGTTTCTACTTGAACGAGTAAGGTCTGTGTTCCAGGAGTAAGTTCTAATGAAGATACAGCTTTTCCATCAGATATGATATTTGTGCCTGTGTCTAATACTGCACCTATAGAACCGTCTATAGGTATTGGCCCTCCTGGGATTGCAAGTCGCTCTAAACCTATTCCAGGGTATAATATAGTTTGAGGTAGTGGTGTTTTACAGAGTATTGTTACTGTAACTGTTGCAGTGTTTGATATGCAATCATTTTCTGTGATGTAGTAGTATGTGAATGTGTCTTCTCCACAGTAATTACCTAATGGGCAGTAGTAAATTCTTCCTCCAGATTCTTCAGCCGACCCATACTTAGGTTTAGTAACAATTATTTGTTTCGGGTGTTTGTCTTCGTCGTTATCAAGTACACTGAAATTAGCACATATGTTCTCATTTGTTTTATAAGAGTCGTCAACGGCTACTGGGGGAATTTCACATGGATTGGGTGGCGGACAATCGACATTGACTGTTATCTTTATGGTTTTAGTCCACTGAGATGAGAGCCAATAAGTCATTTTAACATAAAAAGTATTATCCCCGCAACAACATGTAGAGCCAGGAGTGTATTCAACAACGTGCAAATATAAATATTTATTTACATTTACCCATTTGATCTCTGCGTTGCCACAGCCAGGTGTGCATGTAATCTCGTCAAGGTAATATAAAAGAGGTAAACGAAGATCACCATCCCACAGGTAGTAAGTTTGGTCACAGTTAATTGAATCATTAATGGTACGATCTATTGTAGTTGGTGGACATCCGCCTCCATTTGCAAACAAAAAAGATGTGAATACCGTTGAAATTAATACTAATGCCAAAATTGTCGAAATAAACTTTTTTGTTGTCATATTTTCTCCTTTCTAATACATAATCTTATGTATAGTTGCTTATTTTAAAAATAAACTTATATAAAAAGTTTGCGGTTGTCGCAATGTTTATCGTCTAATGACGTCAAGAGTTTCTAAAATAAGAAAACTATTTATTTTAAAATTTATAATAAATATTGACCTAAATGAAAAAGAATAGCGAATATGAAAAATATGGCTTTGACTGGCGAGGTATTCACAAATATACCGGTACAATGTACGATCAAAGAGGGTTTGACAAAAACGGCATACATAATAAAACTAAACACAAGTATGATCTCGAGGGGTATAACAGGGAAGGATTTGATATCTCTGGATTTGACAGGGGCAGATTTGATTTAGTAGGGTTTGATAAAGAAGGATATAATAGAGAAGGCTACAATAGAAAAGGGTTCAATCGAGAAGGCATCCATAAAGACTCAAATACTAAGTTCAACCCTGATGGATACGATTGTTTTGGATACAATAAAGATGGATTTGACAAAAATGGGATGCATATAGAAACAAAAAAAATTTGATCCGGAGGGATATAACTCAGAAGGCTATGATCTGAGGGGATTTAATAGGAATGGGATACACCAGATTACATGGGATATCTTTGATATTTTAGGCATGGACAAAGATGGAAACAAGATAGCGCCCCCTATAGAAGATCTATCAAAAATTGTAGGATCTAGACCCCCAAAGAAAAAACATACAAAATTAATAACATTGAAACCTAAAAAAACAAAGAAAACACCTATAAGAAAAAGAGGTCAGGAGGTTATTGATAAATTTATTTGAATTAAAAAATGCTTTTAAAATTAATCCACAATAGATATAAAGCATTCTGTTACTTTTCCTATCAAAGCAATATTATATATTAATTAGATTTGTGTGCGAAATAAGATATTAGCGAGATTTGAGGAGAGATTTTTTGAGAGAGATTAGTGACGAAAAGCTTACAAAATACTTTGAAACAGCAAAAAAAGCCTTTGATGACATCATAATTAATCCCCCTAGAGGATCCCATATGGAAAAGGTAGCAAATGACTATTTGGATATGGCAAAAAGGTACTATGAGGATGCAAAGTATTTCA
It includes:
- a CDS encoding DEAD/DEAH box helicase codes for the protein MESVIENILLKLRRDPSFDRNIAHVELLPEKGPIYGELNEELPNSISDYLEIKNIRLYKHQCDSLEEIRKGNNIIITTPTASGKTLAFNIPIFEALSKDRQATALYLYPAKALSNDQLKVLRALELETEIRVNPNVYDGDTPSAIRPKIRSESRIIVSNPYEIHHILSWHYKWQHFFSNLKFIVLDEAHIYRGVFGSNVSLLIRRLERICEYYGSKPQVIISTATLANPIEFAEKLTGLKYELISEDGSPKGKKYFIFYNPYKDGDYQSIHQESKRLFLFFIREGLQTLCFTVSRKMSELIARWSKESLDSSEESLKEKIMAYRAGYLPEERRRIENGLKNWAIKGVTSTNALELGIDIGGLGSVIISGYPGTVISTWQQAGRAGRGTNDSVATLVAFQNQLDQYFMRHPQVFFGKSHEHAIVDLSNPYILFGHTMCASSELPIVLDRDRKYLGEFLPDILEELKNESLIKETPSGWIYSGTKSASMVVSLDSISSDMFKVMYQNKTLETMDRAQAYREAHEGAVLLHQGETYIVDTMDLKNGIIRANKTDVDFYTQVLKESFVSIIDIIDKKSIGDLELFLGHLKVTENYNAYKIMRGDSAIGYKNIYLPPLEFSTVGFFFTFPSSIEDELWGERSKDKDILQMLIKRKNVDIRREVFGGSLHGIEHAMIGIMPFHVMCDRWDIGGLSTNFYPSTGKPTVFIYDGFEGGIGLSEKAYELFDEIVKTSLELVEECNCEEGCPACIYSPKCGNDNKPMDKKGTIFLFKKIMANI
- a CDS encoding ribonuclease H-like domain-containing protein, coding for MSINFKHEQEKSGKVSDRSPFRGIGKSFRSKIDKVKEYELLEENEDIKNDFLYGMPFGLNYNDYANAQNLKKNLMEKYQDVELSQAIEGHEYDSGYGTVFTINQNIESNLKKFPREKAKEKILSELRLIYGIGETKKKYLRSRGYNTIEDLVYHPYFSKEAKDCLSLIESMNSKNIMDRISYWLSQSDELMYCCSGFHEKEDFLFFDIETLGLFNRPIILIGVAKFNGENLSINQYFLKDLTQEPAALNEFYSFIGPNTVLVSYNGKSFDVPYIRERLSYYGMQTHIEKPHFDMLHFSRRAWRNKYPNCRLVTLEKYLFGIERNDDVPSALVPEFYETYLRTGNIGPVIPIIEHNRQDLITLTMIFSKLYEEWSQ
- a CDS encoding DUF357 domain-containing protein is translated as MRRDFLREISDEKLTKYFETAKKAFDDIIINPPRGSHMEKVANDYLDMAKRYYEDAKYFKEKGDYVTAFASLNYLHGYLDAGARLGVFKVSTTEYFAFEEETR